A region of Malaciobacter marinus DNA encodes the following proteins:
- the murI gene encoding glutamate racemase codes for MKIGVFDSGLGGLTVVKAINKYFKGADILYIADTIFAPYGNKTHEAIKNRCILISEFLIKNHNIEALIVACNTATSAAIKELRNLYPNLIVIGTEPGIKPAIELTKTLNIGVLATAATLKGEKYQLLVNQLSKQKPIKLYEQACIGLVEQIEKGEINSFKTNEMLKKWLKPMIENSVDTIVLGCTHYPIVSDNIKNIMGENINLIETGQAIANRLEYLCKIKGHCNFDPIKISILHTGNINKNMIKKIFENNKNIDEIKVRKCEI; via the coding sequence TTGAAAATTGGGGTTTTTGATTCTGGACTTGGCGGATTAACAGTAGTAAAAGCTATAAATAAATATTTTAAAGGTGCAGATATTTTATATATTGCAGATACTATTTTTGCTCCATATGGAAATAAAACCCATGAAGCTATAAAAAATAGATGCATCTTAATAAGTGAGTTTTTAATTAAGAATCACAATATTGAAGCTTTGATTGTTGCTTGTAATACTGCAACATCAGCTGCAATAAAAGAGTTAAGAAACTTATATCCAAATTTAATAGTAATTGGTACAGAACCAGGAATTAAGCCAGCAATTGAATTAACAAAAACTTTAAACATTGGTGTTTTAGCAACAGCTGCCACACTAAAAGGTGAAAAGTATCAACTATTAGTAAATCAGCTTTCAAAGCAAAAGCCTATTAAACTTTATGAACAAGCTTGTATTGGTTTAGTTGAGCAGATTGAAAAAGGTGAAATCAACTCTTTCAAAACCAATGAAATGTTAAAAAAATGGCTTAAGCCAATGATTGAAAATAGTGTTGATACAATTGTTTTAGGATGTACACACTATCCAATAGTTAGTGATAATATAAAAAATATAATGGGTGAAAACATCAATTTAATTGAAACTGGACAAGCAATAGCAAACAGGTTAGAATATTTGTGTAAAATAAAAGGACACTGTAATTTTGATCCTATTAAAATATCAATTTTACACACAGGAAATATAAATAAAAATATGATAAAGAAAATTTTTGAAAATAATAAAAATATAGATGAGATTAAAGTAAGGAAGTGTGAGATATGA